TTTCATTCCCTCATAGCTAATACATTAAAATGTGCATTCTCTCCTGGTTGTAACAGTCAAGAATATTAATTTTATTGAGATGCAGTTTCAGTTAAAGTTTATCAAGGAAACTACACTCTACTGACACAAACTTGCCTCTAGAGATCCAAGAAACACATACAAAAATCATTCTAGCAACACAGCTAAATGCAGATAAAACGTAAGAGTGTTGTCCTTCATCCACTGTCAAAGCACAAGAGGAGCAGAATTTTCTATAGGAAGCTAAACATCCTGGAAAGGATGAATCATCAGAGCCCAGCTTCATTGTGATATAGAAATCCAAGCCCGACGAAGAAATTTATCATATTTAGAAATTTGACTTACCAAATTGGAAGTCAACAACACAACTCGAAGAACATGTAAAAAACATTTACGACTTCAGGAATCCACCACATAACAAACCAACAGTGCTTCAGAGTTAATGAACCATAGCACATTGCTACAGCTTTAAAAGTTTGGCTGATAAATCAGAAACAAAACCAAGTACTTCTTTTGATTTCCATGATTCAGAAGACATAGAACATAGACCCTTTCATTCTATCCACTAGCTTCAAGGATTTGAGGGTTGAGCTTTTTGGAGATAGTTAACCAAAAAGTGTACGAAGACATATATTTTAAAGCTATACAAACAGAAGAGAGTCTTTGAGCTCGGCAGGCATCTAGTCTAACAAAAGTAAAATGATCCTCTATATAATACAGGCAGGCAAGAACAGGATCCATTGTTTGCAATTACTAAAATTTAGCAAGTCCCAGTCTATGTACACAAGCAAGGCCAAAGAAGATCCGCTAATCATCATGCATATGAGCATTTGAGTTTGcatttcctgatgaagaagtagtCGTTGATGATGAATTTCCATTACTAGATTGGGTACCTGATGTAAACAAACCACTCAAAGGCCATGGAAGCGACACTGGAAAACGTCGACCGTTTTCATTCCTTGTATCACTACTCTGAGCAGCATTTGTGTTACCAGTGACATTCTCAACTTTTGATTCATCAGAGGGCAACTGGTGCCTACAGACTGGACAGGTGCTATGAAGCTCCAGCCACGGTAAGATACACTCGCTGTGAAACTTGTGCTTACAAGGCATCTCTTTGGCTTCAGTCCCAATCTCAAAGTCTTCCAAACACACGGAACACTGCAGTGTCTCGTCAATTTTCACCGCAGGCAACGCCTCTACAGCCTCTTTTTGAGCTGGTGGAGTACCATACCTATTCGGATCATTCTCTGCCAAATGTTGCAGCAACATGTCTAAACCAGGACCAATGAAATAATCACCCAATGAGCCAATGGGTCGGTCATTATTATCCGAATCATAAGAACCCTGCACAATGATGGTTTGATTGAACGGATTTACAAGTATCACACGCTCCTCACCATCCCTAACAGTCTCCCTACTATTTTCACCGTCAGCATTCTCCATTCCAGCTCGAATACTTTGCAAGAGCTGGAGAATAGTGGCAGAGTTCCTCCTCCGCCTATTCATTATAGATGCCAGCTCAGGATCAAGTTCAGTCTCTCCCCCTTCACGAGTatgatcatcatcatcatcactatCAAATTCGAGATGATGCCTAAACCTGGATCGACGACGACGAGGGTTGCTCATCATGCCTAACAAGATTGGCGCCCATAGCGAGAGGGCACGATCAGAGTCGGACCCTCCCAAATCATTTTCAAGAGCAGTTTCTGATCCCATTTCCTCAACAAAACCTTGTTGACAAATGGGACATTTCAATTCCACCTCCATTGCGGGGTCCACCCTCCTTGAACACTGATGACACCAATATCTTGATGCTCCTCTTCCATCCATTTTAATCTTCTTTTTCTGTCAAACAAACAACAGATAAGTTCATAAAAATTTCACCCCttcattcaaaaaataaaatactacaaatGAGAAAAATGGATATGGAgaattgaaaaataaataaaagaatgtaaCAAGAGTGTATAAAAGTTTAAGCCTAGTCAACAACAGATAGTTCATAAAACTTTTATCCCCTTGTTGAAAaaaatacacaaaagaaaatccaataaGAAAATCGATTCTTTTAGGAAAAAGCAAGAATGACTGAGTCTAATATTAACAAGATCCTAGCATCAAATATTAGGGCCTTTATTCTCTGtcaaacaaaaaaaatccaaGCAACAACAAGAAAAAGTTCACAAATATTTGAGCCCTTTATCGCaaaaacatacaaaaaaaaaaaaaaaaaaggacatgggaatgcaaaaaataaaaaaacatattAAAAATGGAGAAAAGCCATATCAAGTTGCTGAGGAAGAATCTAAGCTTAGGTGATCTTACCTTTGTTTAAGAAGCTGGAAGCAGAAATTAGCAAAATTGCCGAGctgaaaacaagaaaaataaaactcTATTATTTGAAACAATTTTTTGCAGATCTAGCTCAAAGTTAGAGATATAAAAATGtacaaattaaataattttaaatggGGTTTAAATACCTAATAAACAGGATTTTGAACAAACAAAGGTTAGGTAAAGATGAGAAATAAATAATAGAAGGCTCTGGAAGTTTCAAGAAAGTTGTGATAATTTCTTTATCCAGCAGCCATTGATGATTACAACAAAGAAATGGACATTAAATTAAAAATGGAGAAGTCAACAAATTAAAGCGAGAAGATAACTCTAAAAACGTGTACACGTTAACAtacacaaataaattaattaccagaaagtaaaaaaaaaaaaattcaagaggGCTCTCTGTATTTCGATTTTGCttcttttgttgtttgtttgtgaGCTTCTTTTCTGAGTTTAACGCGTTTTTGTGTTTCTCTTTTTATGTGGGGCCTACATGAATCAGCGACAACCCCCACTTGCTTTCTGATTTATGGATTTAAAAAATTAGCCGTTTAATTTACTCCttcatttttttagtttatttttattcTTACCATTCAAAAAGTGGTGATTCTAAATTTCATGAAGTAAGGCATCTAATTTTGGATGGAAATCATTTATTCCCGCCAGCTTTatgttaaaattaaattaatttttttaattttaaatatataCATTCTTCTCCTCCTTTTTCAAAAATCCGATTTCAAggtgagaaaatggaaaaaaagatAACAAAGGATATTGTATTACAAGTTAGCGATTTACTTATTTGCATTTTGAATAAATTTAGAATAACAATAATTATAGGTAAAATACGTAAGgtgattaaaaaaatttaaaaaaaaacacaaagCTATAATGAATTTCATGAAAAGtgaaaaacatacaaaaaatgAGAATAAGATGTTTTGTAGAAAAAGATAGAAGGTTGATATTTTGGAAGGTTGAATTAACAATGTCTTTCAGAAAATCACCTCCCAATATTTGGATTATGAGAGCAAAGAACGACTGTGGTGTAAGTCATAAAGTTTGAGGAGGAGTTTGATTTTCAACGGAAAATTggagaaaataatttttaccttatttaatatttaataataatttattatttttaaataatattcaTATATGTAACTACTATATTATAACCATGTTTTTATACTTAAACAGTATTTATGAAAATCTTAGTACTAAAAGATATCTATAACTGCGTAGtttgttttttcatttcagtATTAGTGCTCAGTTAGTTGCTGAAGGGGATTGTATGGACCATTTTTCTTTATATTCCATCTCCTCCGTTATTTCTTTAGCATGTGACTAGTAGAtccttcttttcttccttttgttatTCTAAAAGAAATATAATTTTCTGATATATTGAACAACATATATAGAACAGATGTTATACGTTCTTTCTACCGGAATAATATCTGATTGCACaaaattcattttattttcctttagaaaattttgaatctccttgtaattacttatttttggaggATATCTAGAACTGCTTGTTTCTCTTCTTCAAATTAAGAGGGTAATTTATAACGCCCAACTCTTGTCCTAAAAAGGGTAAGTGATTGCTACAAATATAATTCAGTCTAAAAGCCCGGAATCGAATACCATAGAGAACTAAGGTTTATGATAGAAATTATTAACTACATAAAGTACTATAAGTAAAAATTCTTATAAGGCGCACTTTAGTGTGAATAACTAAAATACGTCATCAGCCATGGGAGGGCGAGGAAGACCTAAGAAAACTGTCACGAAGATCCAGCTAGCTGAATTCATAGCAACAACGAGCAGAAACAACGAATCGAacaaatcaactccaaatcaaGGTGCACAAAATCGAGATCTGGAGGCGATAACACTAAAGACAGAAAGGACTGAAACAGCGAGTACAAGTAAGAACTTGAATGAGCAATTTACGGCAAAACAAGCTAAAATACAACAGGAAAAAGTACAAAACTCGAATAACACAAGTAGTAAAAAAGATGATGGAACGCATGCAGAGGAAATCCACATTGAAAAACAACCTATCACGATAGAAGCAAATGCAGAGAAAGTCAATAAAGGTAAATCATGGGCAAATTTAGTCGTTGGTAACACGTTTGCTGCTAGAGGAATGAGACTATCGTTCGTGGCACcagtgatacaaaatggtgagaAAATAGTCGAATTGCAAAACGAGGAAATCGAAAAGGAAGCTGAGAAGTGGAAAACATCAGTTATCATGTATGTGGTGGGAGTTACACCAAGTATTAGAGCAATTGAGAGGTTTATTGCATCGCAATGGAATTTTGTAGCAAAACCAAAGGTGTACCACCACAACGATGGATTTTTTGTTGTGAGATTCAAAAATGAAGAGGAGAGGAATGAAGTACTCTACTCAGGCCCATGTACAATCCAAAATAGACCAGTAATCACTAAGGCATGGACAACAGATTTTGATTTCAATGAAGAAGTGCTGAAAACTCTGCCGTTATGGGTTAAATTACCAAATCTGCCACTGAACTGCTGGGGAATGGATTCACTGAGCCGTATAGGGAGTAGGTTGGGAATTCCGATATATGCAGATGAATGTATAACAAGAGTGGAAAGGATATCCTATGCTAGAATCCTTGTGGAAATGGGCATTACCAAACCATTACCAACAAAGATAACAGTCAAGGATCCGAATGGTAGACAATTTGATCAGCCAGTTGTCTATGATTGGAAACCAATATATTGTAGTACTTGCTTACAATTAGGACATAACTGCCAAACTAAACAAGCACAAGCTCTGATGAACAAGCAGCAGAAGATGAAGCCggaatggaaaccaaaagagCAAGAGAAGCAAGGAAGCATGAATCATAgggcacaagaagcagaaggacATACAGAACAAGTGCCAAAACTGCAGAATGCAATGAAAGcaacaatggaagaaaacaaAGGATGGAAAGCAGCAAAAGGTAAATCAGCCACAAAGAATTCCCAAGCAGCACCAGCAAGAGAAATACTAGTGGGTAATGGATTTGATATTCTAACAGAAGCAAGCTCTAATGATATAAACAAGGAAAAAGAGGGCAATGTAGTTATGGGGGAGGTGTGCAGGTTGGGATAACAAACAATATAGTGCAATGCAATTAGTTACTTGAAATGTTAGGGGTATGAATAAGCTATATAAGCAAAAGGAGATGCATAAGTTTATTAAAGATCATAATATTAGTATTATAGCTATTATAGAGCATAGAGTACAAGAaaagttttcaaaaaaaattatccaAAAAATAGCTCCTAGATGGGAGTGGTGTACAAACTATGATGGAGGAGGGAAGGGTAGAGTATGGGTGATATGGGATCCAGCAGAAATAAGATTCATTATGAAGGAAGTTAAACCACAGTACATACATGGGGAGGTAGTGGTACTAGACACAAGGCTAGAATTTGATTTCACAGCAATTTATGGGTTGCATACAGTGGAGGCAAGGAAAAGTCTATGGAGAGATTTAACAAGCTGGAACCATTATCAGAGGAAATCATGGTTATGTATGGGAGACTACAATGCAATAAGGGCAGTAGAGGACAGAATTAATGGCAGCACAGTCCATGAGAATGAAATAAGAGATTTCAATAACTTCTTAATTGATACAGGAATGTGTGAAATGAGAACTGTAGGCAGGGAATACACATAGACTAATACCCATGTGTTTAGCAGAATTGACAGGGCAATTATAAATGTTGAATGGATAAGCACCATGCCAAAAGTAGATGCAGTGATCATGGATCCTTTATTCTCAAATCATTCCCCATTATGTGTCAAGATTGGAGAGGAACAAAAGTCCCCAAAACCTTTAAAATTCTTCAATTGTCTAGCTGAGCATAAGGATTTTTTAGATGTAGTAGGGGAAGCATGGAATAAAACACTAAACACAGGCAGAATGGCAGAAGTCTGGAGAAAGCTGAAGAAGTTAGATATGCACTAAAGAGGCTGAATACAAAAGAATTCAAAGCACTAGATTTGAAGGTTAGAAATGCAAGACAAAGGTTACAGGAGTTACAAGGGCAGATGGGAACTACAAGTGCAGCAACACAGAGGTCTGAAGAAGAGAAAGAGCTAAAGAAGTAATTGGAAAAATGTATAACTATAGAGGAAAGTATATATAAGCAGAAATCTAGGAATCAATGGCTGAAGCTAGGGGACCACAATACAGCTTTCTTTTTTGTTAACATGAAGAATATAGTAAATCAAAATAAGATTAGAAGTCTCAAAAATACAGCTGGTGAAATTATTCAGTCTAGAAAAGCAATAGATATGGAAATAGTGGGATTCTACAAAGGGTTATTGGGAGCAGCAGTTGATAGCATACCAGCCATTCAACCAAGCATCATGAAGAAGGGCAATGTAGTAGACAGAAAGCAACAGTTAAAACTAATTGAAGATGTTACTATGGAAGAGATACAATTTGTAGAACATTCTTATGGACTTGAAGAACAGAGGCTTCAAAAAGAGCCTTGCTATCATGGAAAAAAGTGTGTTCACCAAAGTCAGCAGGTGGTTTCAATGTTATGGATATTCAAATATGGAACAGAGCTGCCATTTGCAAATTATTATGGAACCTATACAAAAAGAAGGACAAGTTATGGGTCCAATGGGTCTATCTATATTAtgggaagaaaaaggaagtttGGGAGTGCAAACCAAAGAATACCTCATGGATGGTACAAAAAATAATCAAAGCAAAGAGCTACATAGAAGAAGCAGGAACCAACAAGGAAGAAGTAATAGAATGGAACTACTTCTCTATCAAGAAGTGTTATAATAGCATGCGTGGGCAATATCAAAAGGTATCATGGAGGTGACTAACATGCAACAACCTAGGAGCTCCAAAGTGGATTTTTGTGCTGAGTTTAGCTATACAAAATAGGCTATTCACAAGAAGCAGACTACACAGATGGGGGATTACAGATGAAGTAAGTTATCCTATATGTACTGAAGCAGAAGAGACTATTGAACATTTATTGTTTAACTGTCGAATTACTGGAGAAATCTAGAGCAAGATACTACACTGGCAAGGAATAACTAGAGCTCCGATGGAATGGCAAAGGGAGATACAATGGGCTGAAAGCAATGCAATTGGAAACAATGCAGCAGCTCAAGTCTATAGATTGACCCTGGCATGTGCAGTGTACCACATATGGAATGAAAGGAACAACAGAATATTCCAAGACCAgaagaaaatagtaaaaatgatagTGAGACAAATTCTAATAGAGGTAGCAATCAGAGGATCAATGAATAGTAAGACAGGAAagaaaatagcagaaatagatacTTAGTGTAAAGGAAGATAGAAGAAATGTAGAAAAGGGAATGGAACTGGGAATGCCCTGTTCCGGATTGAATTTTGTACATATTGCTATTGGTAAATAAAATCATTTAGTTTCCACAAGACACATGCACACTGCAATAAGTAAATGACACAGAGCAATTTTACGTAGAAAATTCCCATCTCACGGGATAAAAAACtatgacctacccttgtaggatttcaacttcactattgAGCAACTTTAGAGTATAACCTATCGTAACTTAGGAATTAACCTCTAAATCTCTCACTAACTTATaacactctattacaagccactttgcaataactctattacaaagactttataACTCGaataactctagccaagacacaaacacaagggttttgtgatttacaaagggtttcCTACGCAATGTTTCTAtctaagctaagtaggaattacaagtaaaGAACTCCAACAAAGGTACAACACAACTAAGGACATGTAATAACTCAATAATGGGAACTGGTCCGTTGCTATGTTGTTCTTGTTCTTGATGCCGTAGAGAGTCACTTGCAAGATTGATGATTGACCTGAGAGAATGCTTGATCAATTATTGTATGTGCAGGTGATtttgttttaccttccttgatattAATAATTTATTTGTGACATCACTTAGAATGATGTAAGCAAGTTAGGTAAAGGGCATTCCTCATAAAGTTGACTGTTGTATTGTTTCTGTACTGTAGCATATGCAGACAGCAATTTTACAGCTGGGGCAGTTAACTTGTGCAGCTTTCTCAAGAACTGGCAGCTATCTGTTCCCTTTTGTTCCTTTGATTCTGAAGAGTTGAACTGTGTCCCCAACTGGAGACTTGTTGATTTTTAAGTTCTTGAGGATGTGTATCAGGTTTCTTATCTGGTTCTTAacggtaagtttgttagatcatcaaaacataacagGGGTACACATATAACCTatcaatttctccctttttgatgatgacaaacttataatTCAAGTTCCCCCTAAGAACCAAAATGATATTAGCATTTCCTATATTCCCCCTTAATCTATTTCTCATCCTGTTCCCTCTTaattattttccccctttttggcatcataaaaagaCCAGTAACAGAcgttaagaaaaaaagaagtctGGCTTGAGTTAACTCATGCCACTTATATGCACACAACATGATTAAAAATAGAGTATAAAAGCAAGGCATATACAGCAAAAAGGGAAAAACTTCCATTAAAAAGTTTGGATTTTAAGACAGGGAGCAGATTCAATGTTGCTAACAACCATCCACAATTCAGTACAAAAAGAGAAAACAAGTACCACAAATATCATCATAAACTAGCCTAAGAGACCGACACTTAAGACTTGACACTAAGGGGACACTGTATAGAGAGCACTGGAAAGAGAGGGATTAGAGGCAGAGGCAAGGGTTTGGAGGACTAAATCCATTCGAGCATTCGCCGAcatttgctcattgagcagtttCTCTTTCAGGTCCTCCACCTGTTTCATGAGCTGAGCATTCTCCTTGGTCAGATGGGCAACCTCTTTGCTTTGAGAGCTACTAGAACCAGGTGCCTCCTGAAGCTGATTCAACTGACTCTCTAGAACAGCATTACTTTCTTTCAACTACCTTATCTAAGTAGTGGCACTGTTCTGAGcgttgatcagctgagaaatggtaGAAGTGCTTCCAACTCCCCCAGCCTTATAAATGCCCTCACATTCTTTGAGAGTGGACTTGGAGAAAGTTTGTTTCTTAGTGCCCACTTTAGATTGTCTTAGAGGAACCTTGAAGAACTCAAAAACCTTGGTGAGAAGGAACCCATAAAGCAACCCATGAATATCATCTTTGAATTCTGCCACTTTCTATACATGTTTTATCATGATCCCAAGCAAGTTGATGATAGTGTAGTTGTCCAGTGCTTCCATGAGAACCAGGTATGCACGAGAAGTAATGGATCTTCTCTTAGCATGAGAGATCAAGACCTTGTTCACCATCTCAAATAACAATTGGTATAATGGAAGGAGGGCCTTCTTCTGTACCCGTTCCCTTTGTTGAACTGCTCTGTCCTTCAGGATACCGTTCCCTGAATAGTAGACAACCCTTCAGCAGGTACACCTAGAATAGACCCCAATAAAATAGAGTCCATTACCATATCAACTCCATTCACCAGTACGCAGATGTGATCATCCTCAGCTTTGAAGAAGTCGACATAGAAACTCGGTACTTCTTCCTCATACACATTTGGAGCATTACTTGTGAACAAATGTGTCCACTGTTGAAACTCACAAATTTCAACCAATTATCATATTCCAGCCTCCTCCAAAATATCA
This genomic stretch from Nicotiana sylvestris chromosome 9, ASM39365v2, whole genome shotgun sequence harbors:
- the LOC104218726 gene encoding E3 ubiquitin-protein ligase SIRP1-like, translated to MDGRGASRYWCHQCSRRVDPAMEVELKCPICQQGFVEEMGSETALENDLGGSDSDRALSLWAPILLGMMSNPRRRRSRFRHHLEFDSDDDDDHTREGGETELDPELASIMNRRRRNSATILQLLQSIRAGMENADGENSRETVRDGEERVILVNPFNQTIIVQGSYDSDNNDRPIGSLGDYFIGPGLDMLLQHLAENDPNRYGTPPAQKEAVEALPAVKIDETLQCSVCLEDFEIGTEAKEMPCKHKFHSECILPWLELHSTCPVCRHQLPSDESKVENVTGNTNAAQSSDTRNENGRRFPVSLPWPLSGLFTSGTQSSNGNSSSTTTSSSGNANSNAHMHDD
- the LOC104218728 gene encoding uncharacterized protein: MGGRGRPKKTVTKIQLAEFIATTSRNNESNKSTPNQGAQNRDLEAITLKTERTETASTSKNLNEQFTAKQAKIQQEKVQNSNNTSSKKDDGTHAEEIHIEKQPITIEANAEKVNKGKSWANLVVGNTFAARGMRLSFVAPVIQNGEKIVELQNEEIEKEAEKWKTSVIMYVVGVTPSIRAIERFIASQWNFVAKPKVYHHNDGFFVVRFKNEEERNEVLYSGPCTIQNRPVITKAWTTDFDFNEEVLKTLPLWVKLPNLPLNCWGMDSLSRIGSRLGIPIYADECITRVERISYARILVEMGITKPLPTKITVKDPNGRQFDQPVVYDWKPIYCSTCLQLGHNCQTKQAQALMNKQQKMKPEWKPKEQEKQGSMNHRAQEAEGHTEQVPKLQNAMKATMEENKGWKAAKGKSATKNSQAAPAREILVGNGFDILTEASSNDINKEKEGNVVMGEVCRQNGRSLEKAEEVRYALKRLNTKEFKALDLKVRNARQRLQELQGQMGTTSAATQRSEEEKELKK